Proteins from one Paenibacillus amylolyticus genomic window:
- the yfkAB gene encoding radical SAM/CxCxxxxC motif protein YfkAB — protein sequence MTMLNSGSVQPMPLSPTNDPWDPIGSLRTYGRHVLTSVEMTVTHLCNMRCEHCAVGDMLTMREAPALPLPLMLKRLDEVEHLQTISLTGGEPSFSQKTVDEMIIPLLKYAKERGIRSQINSNLTLDISRYEQLLPYLDVMHISFNYLNADDFHQVGFANSGRPVKREVAVKMYEKMIENSRKLSEQGMFISAESMINFRTHDKLDGIHQLIREMGCVRHEVHPMYNSNFASSLPVLSLDHMRTAIHRLLDVRDKDMWMLFGTLPFFACSAAEQDRELINRLYSEPNVTVRNDPDGRNRVNVNMFTGNVYVTDFADIPAFGNIRDRKLDEVFHEWSAEHPLNQTVNCHCDMASCCGPNLLVADMYYKGVDFKSRKAITR from the coding sequence ATGACCATGCTAAACTCAGGATCGGTACAACCGATGCCTTTATCGCCGACCAATGATCCGTGGGATCCAATCGGTTCTCTGCGTACATATGGACGCCATGTGCTGACCAGTGTAGAAATGACCGTGACACATCTGTGCAATATGAGGTGTGAGCATTGTGCCGTCGGAGATATGCTTACGATGCGTGAAGCGCCAGCTCTTCCGCTGCCTCTGATGCTGAAACGATTGGATGAAGTGGAGCATCTGCAGACGATTAGTCTGACGGGTGGCGAACCAAGCTTTAGCCAGAAAACAGTGGATGAGATGATCATCCCATTGCTCAAATATGCCAAGGAACGTGGAATACGTTCCCAGATCAATTCGAATCTAACATTGGATATCAGCCGGTACGAGCAACTTTTACCTTACCTGGACGTTATGCATATCTCGTTTAACTATCTGAATGCTGACGATTTCCATCAAGTTGGATTTGCGAATAGTGGCAGACCTGTGAAACGTGAAGTAGCCGTGAAGATGTATGAGAAAATGATCGAGAATTCCCGCAAATTGAGTGAACAAGGCATGTTCATCTCAGCAGAGTCGATGATTAACTTCCGTACGCACGACAAGCTGGATGGCATTCACCAATTGATTCGTGAGATGGGCTGTGTTCGTCATGAAGTACATCCGATGTATAACTCCAACTTTGCTTCGTCGTTGCCCGTGTTATCACTGGATCATATGAGAACAGCGATTCATCGTTTGCTTGATGTGCGTGACAAGGATATGTGGATGCTCTTCGGAACATTGCCATTCTTTGCGTGCAGTGCAGCAGAGCAGGATCGGGAACTGATTAACCGACTCTACAGTGAACCGAACGTGACGGTGCGTAATGATCCGGACGGACGCAACCGCGTGAACGTCAACATGTTTACGGGCAATGTGTATGTAACGGATTTTGCGGATATCCCGGCGTTTGGTAATATTCGAGATCGTAAGCTGGATGAGGTATTCCATGAGTGGTCAGCGGAACATCCGCTCAATCAGACGGTTAACTGCCATTGCGATATGGCTTCCTGTTGCGGGCCAAACCTGTTGGTGGCGGATATGTACTACAAAGGTGTGGATTTCAAATCCAGAAAGGCAATCACACGTTGA
- a CDS encoding HD-GYP domain-containing protein — protein MRLVHINLLQPGMKLGKRIYSEEGLVLLSEDVELTSRLIGRLKDLGVGYVYIKDAATEDIIVPDMLQEETKRKALVEIKQQFQSMSGLKTKYQIPHFGKALSGVMNAILEDIGSQKEAMIMLMDMNSSDFDLYNHSLNVCVYTLVLGVASGYTRQQLMEIGLGALLHDIGKTQIAPEILHKPSRLSDEEYKIIQQHTTYGHRILKDEPGIPLLSAHCALQHHERIDGSGYPFGLKDKEIHEYAKWIALADSYDAMTTNRVYKQALLPHQAVEVLYTGSGTLYEQRMLEKFRDCVAIYPVGLSVKLSTGEVGVVASIHSRVPQRPLIRVLKDADGQTLSSPYEINLLTALSVMITGVEGVEDTHSTAQSEQVES, from the coding sequence GTGCGTTTAGTACATATAAACTTATTGCAGCCTGGCATGAAGCTGGGGAAACGAATTTATAGTGAAGAAGGCCTGGTATTACTTAGTGAGGATGTCGAGTTAACCAGTCGATTGATTGGGCGGCTCAAAGATCTCGGGGTTGGGTACGTCTATATCAAAGATGCTGCGACAGAGGATATCATCGTTCCGGATATGTTGCAGGAAGAGACCAAGAGGAAGGCACTGGTAGAGATCAAACAGCAATTTCAGAGTATGTCAGGACTGAAAACAAAATATCAGATTCCTCATTTCGGTAAAGCGCTTAGTGGTGTGATGAATGCCATTCTGGAAGACATCGGCAGTCAGAAGGAAGCCATGATTATGCTGATGGACATGAATTCCAGCGATTTTGACCTGTATAACCATTCTCTGAATGTATGTGTGTACACCCTGGTTCTGGGCGTCGCTTCGGGTTACACACGCCAGCAATTAATGGAGATTGGTCTGGGTGCTTTGTTGCATGATATCGGCAAGACACAGATTGCACCAGAGATTCTGCACAAACCCTCCAGATTGAGTGACGAGGAGTATAAAATCATTCAGCAACACACTACATATGGACACCGTATTCTCAAGGATGAACCAGGCATACCGCTTCTATCTGCGCATTGTGCATTGCAGCACCATGAACGAATTGATGGTAGCGGATATCCCTTTGGGCTGAAAGACAAGGAAATTCATGAGTATGCCAAATGGATTGCGCTTGCCGATTCCTATGATGCCATGACGACGAATCGGGTGTACAAGCAAGCTTTATTGCCGCATCAGGCTGTCGAGGTACTGTATACTGGTTCAGGGACCCTGTACGAACAACGGATGCTGGAGAAGTTCAGGGATTGTGTAGCGATATACCCGGTAGGTCTTTCAGTCAAGCTGAGTACAGGCGAGGTTGGGGTAGTTGCCTCCATTCATTCCCGCGTTCCTCAACGTCCGCTTATCCGTGTTCTCAAAGATGCCGACGGTCAGACTTTATCTTCGCCTTATGAGATTAATCTGCTGACAGCTCTGTCTGTGATGATCACAGGTGTAGAGGGTGTGGAGGATACACATTCAACGGCCCAAAGTGAACAGGTGGAAAGCTGA
- a CDS encoding molybdenum cofactor biosynthesis protein MoaE, with product MKLTIQLFAGIAERLNTSLLEFEYIGDMPTAADLKEKLSLAYPEVASQIKTSFLAVNQQYAPADTILSSEDELALIPPVSGGDGRNISDEKHRSTALEHRTEDGLFLITASTLSVEATTALVITPNHGAALTFVGTTREMTGEQRTVHLEYEAYVPMALSQMAAIGVEISDRWPGVLCAISHRIGKVDVAEISVVIAVSSPHRNDCYDASRYAIERLKQTVPIWKKEIWEDGSEWKGHQLGPWNPMEN from the coding sequence ATGAAATTGACAATTCAACTATTTGCAGGCATTGCAGAACGTTTAAATACATCCCTTCTGGAGTTTGAGTACATTGGAGACATGCCAACCGCTGCCGATTTAAAAGAAAAACTGAGTCTGGCTTACCCGGAGGTAGCTTCTCAGATAAAAACATCCTTTTTGGCCGTTAACCAACAGTATGCTCCTGCCGATACTATACTTAGCTCGGAAGATGAACTTGCGTTGATTCCTCCCGTCTCGGGTGGCGATGGTAGGAATATATCCGATGAAAAGCATCGCTCTACCGCCCTGGAGCATCGGACTGAAGATGGCTTATTTCTGATTACAGCATCCACCTTGTCTGTAGAAGCAACAACCGCACTGGTAATTACCCCAAACCACGGGGCTGCTCTTACTTTTGTGGGTACGACTCGTGAAATGACTGGTGAACAGCGTACCGTCCATCTTGAATACGAGGCCTATGTGCCGATGGCTCTCTCTCAGATGGCGGCCATTGGTGTGGAAATCTCTGATCGCTGGCCTGGTGTGTTATGTGCAATCAGTCACCGAATCGGCAAAGTGGACGTGGCTGAGATTAGTGTAGTCATTGCCGTTTCCTCGCCTCATCGCAACGACTGCTATGATGCAAGCCGCTACGCCATAGAGAGACTCAAACAGACCGTTCCGATCTGGAAAAAGGAAATCTGGGAAGACGGGTCTGAATGGAAAGGTCATCAATTAGGACCATGGAACCCCATGGAGAATTAA